The genomic segment GCTAGTCTGTGTCCTGCCTCTCTGGCCCCCACTTCACCTTCTGGGTCTCTGAcgtctctgtctctccatctgtgAGTCTGAGTCTGTATCTCTGGCTTggtaatttctctctctttctgtctttgctgTCTCTGTATCCTCCAGATGCAGCATCCATCGGCTCTCCtgtcctgctctctgtctccatcaCCTGATTTGTCCCAGCTCTGACACTCTTgccttacctttcttttttttaagattttattcgcttatttgtcagagagagagagagagcacaagcagggggggcggcagacagagagagaagtagactccctactgagcaagaagccctatgtgggactccatcccaggacgctgggatcacgacaacctgagcggaaggcagaccgACTCCGCCGCCCAGGCCGCTCGCCttatctttttgtctctttctctctgaatccCATGTTTCTGAACCTCActgtgtgtttctctttctttgatttgTGCACGCCATCTTCCCTGTTCCTAATTGTTGCTGACACTCTGTTTTCCTCCCGGCTGTCTCGCattcctgtctctgtgtctcgcattcctgtctctgtgtctcgAGGCTTCACGTCTCAGGGCTAAAGACTCAGGGCCCAGGATGAGGTGCCCTTCCtactgcccttccccacccagagATCTCTTGGGAGACAGCGGAAGAACAGAGTGAGGTGGGGGGTGGACAGACCTGAGCTAACGGCCTCACACTCACCTGAGGACTCGGTGGAGCCTGAGACTTCCCCCACGACTCTTGCATGGGCAGAGAGGCCCCAtgttggggagggaaggagtgtgAATGTGAGATGCTGTGTGCACCCAGGCAGCTTTCGCAACTGTTGTGtctgagggtgggggagaggcgaGGTGTGTGTAGGGAGAGAGGTGCAGAAGAGGGGTCCCAACGTATAGCTTTCTTGACTGAAGACTGTCCAGGCCTCACCTTCCTGAACCTTCCTCGCTCCTGACCCCGCCCCCGGAGCCCCGGTTCCTCCCCCTTGTGCTCTGACCCCGCCTCTAGGAGTCCAGGCCAGGGCCCCGCCAAAGCCCCATCACTAATGGCACGGAGTGCGGACCACCCTAGAAGATGGCCATGTTGCAGGAAGAGGGACTCCACTTCATCCCCTGTGGGTGCTCCCGAAGCGGAGTGTAGGGCTTGGGGCGGGGCCTGAGTTGGGGGCGGGGCTTGGCGAGGCGGGGCTTcgtctctggggtggggcctgagtaGAAGAGGGCGTGTTCTTCCTCAGTTCCGGAAAGGGTTTGGGGTGGAAGTTGGAGAGGGGTTGAGACGGGGTGGGTTTGGCAAGGAATTGCTTGTAGGTGGAACTGAGATGGGGGCTGACGTTCAGACCTCCACTGTGTTTAAATTCAACTCATTGACTCAAACCCTCGACTAATAACTAATGATTCCTTCTCATACCCATAATCCACTCCCACGCCCCACAGGCACCCCTTCTGGCCTCTTCCCTGGGCATCATTACTTGACTGCACTCTACAGAACGAGTATCGTGGGCGCATAGTGTAATTTATGTAAGGTTGTTATGCTCCATGACTCATTGTGTGTTCACACTTTTTCACTCATGGCTGTGCTTTAAACTCCGTCCTTGGTGTGCATGCATCTGCTTTGTACTTTCCGACTCTGCTCTGTGCCACGTGGGGAGCATCTACCACATGTCACTGTCCACCCTTCTAGGGCGGACACCCATCTCTCCCACAAGAACATGGCCACCCCTGCCTTAAGTGTGTCTCTGTAGAACCTGTGTGAGAAGCTGtcccctggaggtggggggggcccAATTTGAAAGCCACTGATCTTCCCCGTCTCTACCCCTGACTCCACACTTTAGGACACAGGCCGGGTGGGTCCCTAACTAGGTCCCTAGAAAGGACAAATGATGCCAGAATTTGCTGTGTATTCTATTTGACTAAGgggaggggaaggtcagaggcaTTCAGCTGTTGACCCACATGGTCTCTTTGATCCATTGCAGGTAGGGAATCAGTTTGGGTGTAGACAGCAGGCATACTGGGGCTGCCACATGGGATGTGGCCCCCAGATGTGATTCCCTGAAGCACACCAATGCAGATCAGTGGGACCCCCAAGTCACCCTGCAGCAcaaaggggagaggaaaaggaaggtcAGCAAGGCCTTAGGTTCTGCCTGCCGGTGGAGAACCAGCTCTAACACATGGGCTCACAGAGCACAAACAGCAAAAACCCAGCTCTGGGAAAAATCACAGTTCTCTCCAGAGTCCACTTCCAGAGGACCGGTGGGATTCCAACAGAGAGGACAGCAGCTCAAGTCCTGGCCAGTGGGGAGAAGACTTCAGGGTCTAGTTTCTGCGGCGGGAGAGGGGGGCACGGGGGTCCAGGAGAATAGTCCCAGCAGACAGGTCAGCAGGGAAAAGATGTGGGATCCATCTACCAGACCCTCTGAACTTCAGGGCTCATCTTTGATGTCACCTCTCCCAAATAGCTTTCTCTGACTGGATACTCCTCCACAAGGCCCATGAGCAGAGAAGGGCAAGGTCAGTTCTGAGATTAGAATGACCCACTGCGGCAGGACAGAGatgaggtagagggagagaatgagagccaGAGGCCCGTGAAGAAGGAGGGTCCAGGTCTGAACAAGGACAAACCTGGGTTGAGCTAGGCAACAGACATGAGGGGACAGTAGGTGAGtcggtggggggtgggcaggaggggccAGGCTTGGGGTTggatgggttgggggaggggaaattagGAGTGGGAGACTTACAGACCCAAGGGTGGAGGAGGACCGGGCTTGGGGAAAATCGGTGGGCTCAAATGGGCCTTGGGGAGGTGAAAGGCTGGGGTGCCCACCTGCGTGTTGTGTGTGTAGGATATTGTGAGTGTAGACGTCTCCTTGAAGCTGCTCAGCTGAGAGACTACGGCCAAAATTCAGATCATTCTAGGTCTTGTCTGCCCCTCTCTTCACTCCCAGTCGCTCAGCAAACCCTGTGGGCTCCCTTTAGAAATATAAGAAGTAGACCCCTTCGCCCTTCCTGACTCCACCCTGGCCACCCCTGTCCTCACTCCACACCaggccctccccgccccccttcacCCTTGTGGTCTGACCCCACACAGATGCCTGAGGGACCTGTGAACACCCAACTCAGGCCCCATTCTGCTTCTGCTCAGCATTGCCCACAGCCCCCGGGCCCCTCAGAGGAGCCGCCAGGTGAGGCCCCACAGGATGggcccctttcttccctctggTGTCACCTCCcgccctctccccttgctcactgGGCTCCATCCACACTGGCCTCGCTGACCCTCACACACACCAGGCCCACTTCCCCCGGGGCCTCTGCACCTGctcttctctgctctttccccaCGTTCCGCTGGGCTCAGCCTCACCTGCTGCAGGGGTCTGTGTTcaatcccacctcctccctgccctctccctcagcACACGGGCTGTCTCCCCCGGCCCCACAatgtctccttctgccccacagCACCAGCACCTCCTAACATGCACTGTCACTTCTGTGTCACGTTCACTGTTTCTGTCTGTGTCCCCTCACACAGTGGGGGGGCTTCTCTCTGTCTGGTCACTGCTGTCTCCCAGGGGCTATGTTGGTGTTGGGCAcgcagtagatgctcagtaagtacGTGCTGCCTGGAGGAAGGGATGAATTGTGACGTGGAAGACTGAGGTGCAGGTGGTGCCTGGATGGGGGTGTGGGATAGGGCAAGGCCTGAGgccctggggggcggggctggagctGGGCAGTGGGACTGATGCCTGGTTAACCCTCGCACCCCCGGCCTGAATCTGGGTCCCGTCCCCCAGGCCAGGTGGCTGAGGGGGAGAGGTAGGCTCACCGGGCAGGTGTCCCTGTTGCCCTCCAAAGGCCCAGCGCCCAACATGTGATCTGTCACCTTCTGGGAATGGGCCTTGGCACATACATCATTGGACAGGAGTTTGAGGTCCACGCACTGGAGATTGCCGATGTATGTGACTAGGACCAAGAGGAGAAAAAGGCTGTGGCCAGGCCCCAGGTGCCTCCTCAGTCTTCCTCCCGCAGACCCTGAGTCCggtccccagccccctcctccctacaCCCAAATGTCTGAGCTCCAGGCTGCACGGTCTGGCCCCTGGCGTGCATTTACCTGGTTCAGGGCTGCCCCAGCCAGAGACATAGCAGGTGCTCCCCagttggggttcctgggtgggcAGGTCCAGGACCCTCACAGCATCTGTAATCTGGGCAGGCTCTGCCAGGCGCAGCAGCATGAGGTCATGGCTATAGTCCTTTCCGGGGCGCTGGGTATGGTTCTTTAGGAGGTTCAGCTTGAATTCAGGGTGTGGGAAGCTACGACTGACCTGGACAAACTGGGCTGTGTCTTCATGCTCGAACAGGCTGTGGCGACCCAGCC from the Neomonachus schauinslandi unplaced genomic scaffold, ASM220157v2 HiC_scaffold_1543, whole genome shotgun sequence genome contains:
- the LOC110578655 gene encoding LOW QUALITY PROTEIN: kallikrein-1-like (The sequence of the model RefSeq protein was modified relative to this genomic sequence to represent the inferred CDS: deleted 1 base in 1 codon), encoding AVPPIQSPINRGSECKSFQPWLSLVYNFSGVRCGGVLVHPQWVLTAAHCSHNNYQLWLGRHSLFEHEDTAQFVQVSRSFPHPEFKLNLLKNHTQRPGKDYSHDLMLLRLAEPAQITDAVRVLDLPTQEPQLGSTCYVSGWGSPEPVTYIGNLQCVDLKLLSNDVCAKAHSQKVTDHMLGAGPLEGNRDTCPGDLGVPLICIGVLQGITSGGHIPCGSPSMPAVYTKLIPYLQWIKETMWVNS